Genomic window (Saccharomyces eubayanus strain FM1318 chromosome XVI, whole genome shotgun sequence):
TCCTGGTCAAGGGAGGCATGACCACGCGGTGCGCAAGCTGAGTGTTACCGACCTTGATCGGCTTGAATAGATTAgtgttttccaaagaaactGGCTCGAAGTCTTTGACAAAGGgcattttcaaagtttatGTGTAGACGGACGTAGCTATGTATacgtatatgtatatgtatagaTCTGTGTAAAAGCAGAAACCACCAAGCACATCTGCAAATCTCCAGCGACTTGGCAATCCTTATATAAGCCCGACTTCCTTCCCAGCGGCAGTTCAATTCAATTACTAATGGTCCTTGCGCCTTTATGTGGCTTCTGTGAACTGTACTACTTCAGGAAGGCGGCTTACTCAGGCGATCTGGTCCCCGGATACGGACCGCAAGCGGCATTTCTGGGCGGCACGGCACGGCACGGCACGGAACGGACCGGCGCGGCCAAACGACCGGGCGCCGCGATGGGCGGATCTGTAAAGGCCCAGTTCTTTCTCTGCCTTTGGTGGAGCACGACGCGCATACAGGATAGACGGGTGCGCATAGAGCTCAGATCGGCAGTCGTACCGCAGCAGGCGAGCCTCCCGCTCTGATCTGACTTGACTTGGCCTGGTTGATCTAGCCTGGTCTTCCACTCTGGTATGTGTCATGTGAgggagagaaaaaaagaatgtaTACCGGCCGATGCTTGAGTAGAGTCACCGTAGCAACAGTTAGGTGGGTTACCCTACCGCCTCGGTTATCGTTTTTCTGGCGGAATTAAGGCGGATATGATGCCCGCggtttttggtttttggtttttggtttcttaACGACAAGACATCTGTGCCTTTTGccttttgcctttttttttttgttgaatcGTATTGTGCTATGCTCGATGTTGCCAGGATCATATATACATCAAAGCATCCGTGTGCCAGCTTTCCTCTCTTGCCGCAAAGTAGACCGTATTAGATTGTTGTAGTGCAGTACAGTGGTAGAAAGTAAGACAGCAACACGGAGAGAAAGTACAAAGAGATGTCGTTCATTAAAAACTTGCTATTTGGGGGCGTGAAAACGAGCGAGGACCCAACGGGGCTCACAGGGTCCGCAGGGTCTAACACAAACGATTCCAGCAAACCCAGCGAGCCGGTGGTGGCCGGTAACTTCTTCCCAAGGACGTTGTCCAAGTTCAATGGTcacgatgatgaaaaaatcttcattgCGATCAGGGGCAAAGTGTACGATTGCACACGTGGAAGGCAGTTCTACGGGCCCAGCGGACCATACACGAACTTTGCAGGCCACGATGCGTCGCGCGGGCTGGCGCTGAACTCCTTCGATCTGGATATTATCAACGACTGGGACCAGCCCATCGATCCCTTGACGGACCTGACCACGGAGCAGATCGACGCGCTGGATGAGTGGCAGGAGCATTTCGAAAACAAGTATCCTTGCATCGGCACGCTGATTCCAGAGCCCGGCGTGAACGTATGACCGTGTGTCCTTTTGGCCAGTATTTATTAGTAGCACTCACCtcaaataagaagaaaagaaaaaggaaagggAAAACACATGGCGGATGATATatattgttgttttttcgAGAAACCTTCTATATAACGGATGTATAGAACATAATAATCTATTTATCGAAACGGTACAGAATACGGCGCTAGCGGATGTTGCACTCTCTGtacgcattttttttttgggaaGTTGTGGTGCGGCGGTAACTAGAATTGCACGAATGCCTCTCTCGGGATGCCATTCATGCTACCCTGGAACCCCTTTATGGCGACTTCGTAGTTCCAGTTGCTTTGCTCGGCCAACATAAACGTGTACTCCGCGTTCAACTTGGTTTGCAGATGCAACTTGTTTAGCAGCTCGAGTTGTACGGGGTTCAAGCGCGATTGGACGTCCGGTGGCAGTTGTAGAGTGGGTGCCATGACCATTGGCCCCTGGGGCACGCCGGGCATGTTCATTCCCCCGGGAACCACTGAAGGTTGTGGTGGTGGCGGTGTCGTTATGTTTGGGTTCATGCTTGCGTTTGGTGGGATGGCGGCCTGTGGTAGCACTGAAGGTTGTTGCAGTGGCAATGATGCTGGCACGTCAACAGATGCGGTCTTCCAAGCGCCCGCGGAGTACGCTCTTACGGTTAATAAATCAGATGCAATTATGACGCTATTGTTCATCGGAACGATTACCCAAGTTCTATCAAaggattttttgaacagTTTATTGTTCGAAGTGGAGTTGTACCCATGGTTGTATCTTCTATTCTTTTGGTAGTTGTTTTTCCCCGTTTTCTTGTTGGCTTCCATTTCAGGCTTGccagtttcttcaaaaaaaccgTGTAAAGTAATGATGAACCCGTTGATTTGAGGATAGCTGATCGTTTCCATGGAATATTCATTGGGCTGGTCTTGAAGATGGTGTTTCGTCCTTGGTAATGTCTTGAATATGTTGTTGATGGACTCTTGGCCAATCGATAGTCTTTGCTGGATGGATTTCTCACTGGATACTTTGGAGATATTGCGTGAACATGGCATGTAATAACCAAACGACGGGGTTTGATCAGAGTCTGCTACCGTGGATGGAGGAATTGTGGAGTCCACGGAGACAGAAAATTGGGATTGTGGTGAGTACAGATTTAACAATTGTTCTCTGTTATTGTCCCATAGGTTTAAAAAGTTGGTTGCAAAATCCGTGGACGACTGCCCCAACgcatcattttcaaaaaaaaactgttggATTTTCATTGGTAGCGAATAGACACTATGCAGTTTTTGTTCGTCCCTTACAATAACATTGTCCAGCACCACTAACTTGGGGAATAGTCTTAACATTTCAGTGCGGTACAACTTATCGGTAGTGATGGGGTTATTTGTCATGAGGAGCTCTCTcaaatctttgaatttgtttttccaaaCTTCCAGTGACCTGAATCTGAAAATTTGGTTATTAGCCAAACAAagattcttcaaatttgggAACGATTGAGCCAATGTGGAAATTGCGGAAATGTCCTTTAGTTGGTTATCCGCAAGATTCACACTCTCCACTACTAAACTGGGTTCTGTAGAAGCTAGCTTCATCATTGCTGGAAACATCTTAGACTGGGTGGAAATGGAACTGAAGACACCTTTTTGAATTAGTTCAGGGTCAGAATGCAATGCCCCCAGGTTTAATAGTTTCGACTGGGGATCATACCTCTTAAGTAATACTCCCCTTAGAAACGAAATAGTGTCTGAAGTTCCAGCAGAACCTCCATTGCCATCCAAAAGCTCAAATTTTAAATTGCTACCTGCAAAACGGACACCGTTCCATTTCATTAACGATTCGGCTTCAGCCTTTGAATTCACAAAACCGACAACCAATGGTCCGTCCACATGGGCGTCAAGCACAGCTACTCGAGCGTTCCTGCTTATGAAATTAATTAAATCATTCATTGTAGCATTCTGCCAGTTCCTTATACTG
Coding sequences:
- the DAP1 gene encoding Dap1p is translated as MSFIKNLLFGGVKTSEDPTGLTGSAGSNTNDSSKPSEPVVAGNFFPRTLSKFNGHDDEKIFIAIRGKVYDCTRGRQFYGPSGPYTNFAGHDASRGLALNSFDLDIINDWDQPIDPLTDLTTEQIDALDEWQEHFENKYPCIGTLIPEPGVNV
- the MEX67 gene encoding Mex67p, whose product is MSGFHNVGNINMMAQQQLQQNRVKVSIRNWQNATMNDLINFISRNARVAVLDAHVDGPLVVGFVNSKAEAESLMKWNGVRFAGSNLKFELLDGNGGSAGTSDTISFLRGVLLKRYDPQSKLLNLGALHSDPELIQKGVFSSISTQSKMFPAMMKLASTEPSLVVESVNLADNQLKDISAISTLAQSFPNLKNLCLANNQIFRFRSLEVWKNKFKDLRELLMTNNPITTDKLYRTEMLRLFPKLVVLDNVIVRDEQKLHSVYSLPMKIQQFFFENDALGQSSTDFATNFLNLWDNNREQLLNLYSPQSQFSVSVDSTIPPSTVADSDQTPSFGYYMPCSRNISKVSSEKSIQQRLSIGQESINNIFKTLPRTKHHLQDQPNEYSMETISYPQINGFIITLHGFFEETGKPEMEANKKTGKNNYQKNRRYNHGYNSTSNNKLFKKSFDRTWVIVPMNNSVIIASDLLTVRAYSAGAWKTASVDVPASLPLQQPSVLPQAAIPPNASMNPNITTPPPPQPSVVPGGMNMPGVPQGPMVMAPTLQLPPDVQSRLNPVQLELLNKLHLQTKLNAEYTFMLAEQSNWNYEVAIKGFQGSMNGIPREAFVQF